The following are from one region of the Aquirufa lenticrescens genome:
- a CDS encoding YdcF family protein, with amino-acid sequence MFFILSKIIDFFLQPLCWIFILLGVAYFSKYTKRYILIIIGTLILCSNGWFVNQCYLAYESPQVKLSRSYQWCIILGGGMMRAGEGYRTGETADRFVQPLLLYKKGIVKKLLITGGNVNIKGLKIDETQEGKKVEEVLIAMGVKPEDIVLEESARNTHENAVYTKQMLKPYLRERMVLVTSAMHMPRAKACYIKEGFIVDDFPADIKKKDTPSGILDLVIPHERNLSKFAELIREMAGYVIYKIVGFA; translated from the coding sequence ATGTTTTTCATCCTATCTAAAATTATCGACTTTTTCCTTCAACCACTTTGTTGGATATTTATCCTGCTAGGGGTCGCCTATTTTAGCAAGTACACGAAACGCTACATTTTAATCATTATAGGCACCCTTATTCTCTGTAGTAATGGCTGGTTTGTCAACCAGTGTTATTTGGCCTATGAAAGTCCTCAAGTCAAATTGTCCCGAAGCTACCAATGGTGCATCATCTTAGGTGGTGGTATGATGCGTGCAGGAGAAGGCTATCGAACAGGCGAAACGGCCGATCGATTTGTTCAACCTCTTTTATTGTATAAAAAAGGCATCGTAAAAAAGCTCCTTATTACAGGTGGAAATGTCAATATTAAAGGTCTAAAAATCGACGAAACGCAAGAAGGCAAGAAAGTGGAGGAAGTACTCATTGCTATGGGTGTAAAACCAGAAGATATCGTTTTAGAAGAAAGTGCTCGAAATACACACGAAAATGCAGTCTATACCAAACAGATGCTTAAACCGTATTTAAGAGAAAGAATGGTATTAGTTACTTCTGCCATGCATATGCCAAGAGCCAAAGCGTGCTATATAAAGGAAGGATTTATCGTGGATGACTTCCCTGCTGACATAAAGAAAAAGGATACCCCTTCAGGTATCCTCGATCTCGTTATTCCTCATGAACGCAACCTCAGTAAATTCGCTGAATTAATCAGGGAAATGGCCGGTTACGTCATTTACAAAATTGTAGGTTTTGCCTAG
- the pfkA gene encoding 6-phosphofructokinase, whose product MKKIAVFTSGGDAPGMNACIRAIVRGAAYHGVEVFGIVRGYNGMIKGDIIPLNSQSVSNIIQRGGTILKSARSKEFMTAEGRQKAYDKLQELGIEGLVAIGGNGTFTGAEIFYNEFKIPTVGAPGTIDNDLYGTDYTIGFDTAVNTALDAVDKIRDTADSHDRVFFIEVMGRDSGYIAIQCAIAGGAESVMIPENLTSVDEISTILQKGFDKKKSSSIVIVAEGDEEGNAQIVAKKIKDKMGENLDIRVTTLGHIQRGGIPTAYDRILASRLGLGALEGLLRGEKNVMAGVVNNQLIYTPFHDTITKKKPVSEDLIRMVEILST is encoded by the coding sequence ATGAAGAAAATAGCTGTATTTACGTCAGGTGGAGATGCCCCAGGAATGAATGCTTGTATTAGAGCAATTGTTCGTGGTGCTGCATACCATGGAGTGGAAGTGTTTGGGATTGTAAGAGGTTATAATGGAATGATTAAAGGAGATATTATTCCTTTAAATTCTCAATCTGTTAGTAATATTATACAGCGGGGTGGTACCATTTTAAAGTCAGCCCGTTCGAAGGAGTTTATGACAGCAGAAGGTCGTCAAAAGGCTTACGATAAATTACAAGAATTAGGCATTGAAGGTTTAGTGGCGATAGGTGGAAATGGTACCTTTACAGGTGCTGAGATCTTTTATAATGAGTTTAAGATTCCAACGGTAGGTGCCCCAGGAACGATTGATAATGATCTTTATGGAACTGATTACACGATTGGTTTTGATACAGCTGTAAATACTGCCTTAGATGCAGTGGATAAAATTCGTGATACGGCTGATTCACACGACCGCGTATTCTTTATTGAAGTGATGGGTCGTGATTCAGGTTATATAGCTATTCAATGTGCTATTGCAGGTGGAGCTGAGTCAGTGATGATTCCAGAGAATTTGACGTCAGTTGATGAAATATCAACTATTCTTCAAAAAGGATTTGACAAGAAGAAATCTTCTTCAATTGTCATTGTTGCAGAGGGTGATGAAGAAGGGAATGCACAGATTGTGGCTAAGAAAATCAAGGACAAAATGGGCGAGAATTTAGATATTCGCGTTACTACATTGGGTCACATTCAACGGGGTGGTATTCCAACCGCTTATGACCGTATATTAGCGAGTAGACTTGGGCTTGGAGCTTTAGAAGGTTTATTGCGCGGAGAGAAAAACGTGATGGCAGGTGTAGTTAATAATCAGTTGATTTATACGCCATTCCACGATACGATTACAAAGAAGAAACCAGTTTCAGAGGATTTGATCCGTATGGTTGAGATTTTGTCTACCTAG
- a CDS encoding M42 family metallopeptidase, with protein sequence MNANEFLYSYLNNASPTGFEASGQKIWLDYIQPFIDEKIIDTYGTAVGVINPGQPYKVVIEAHADEISWFVNYIDDNGYLFLRRNGGSDALIAPSMRANIHTKDKVVKGIFGWPAIHVRDIAKDKAPGISDIFIDCGASNKKEVEEMGIHVGTVVTFEDGLMELNGKYLVGRALDNRIGGYMIAEVARRLKENNITLPYTLYVVNSVQEEIGLRGAEMIVRRLKPDLAFITDVTHDTQSPMYNKKTQGDMACGKGPVICYGPAVQNNVRDFIIDVAEENKIDFQRQAVSRSTGTDTDSFAYATEGVASSLISLPLKYMHTTVETIAKDDMNAVIDLIYQCLLKVKGGEDWRYFN encoded by the coding sequence ATGAACGCAAACGAATTTTTGTACTCCTATTTAAATAATGCCTCACCCACTGGATTTGAGGCGAGTGGACAAAAAATTTGGTTAGATTATATTCAACCTTTCATCGACGAAAAGATCATTGATACGTATGGAACTGCTGTGGGCGTAATCAATCCTGGTCAACCTTACAAAGTGGTAATCGAAGCCCATGCCGATGAAATTTCTTGGTTTGTGAACTATATCGATGATAATGGATATCTGTTTTTACGTCGCAATGGCGGATCAGATGCCTTAATTGCTCCCTCTATGCGGGCGAATATTCACACAAAAGATAAAGTGGTAAAAGGAATTTTTGGGTGGCCAGCGATTCACGTAAGAGATATTGCCAAAGACAAAGCTCCAGGCATTTCTGACATATTCATTGATTGTGGTGCTTCGAATAAAAAGGAAGTGGAAGAAATGGGTATCCACGTGGGTACGGTAGTTACTTTCGAAGATGGATTAATGGAGTTGAACGGCAAATATTTAGTAGGCCGTGCCTTAGATAACAGAATCGGTGGTTATATGATTGCCGAAGTGGCTAGAAGACTGAAAGAAAATAACATTACCCTACCCTACACGCTATATGTCGTCAACTCTGTTCAAGAGGAGATTGGCTTACGTGGGGCGGAAATGATTGTTCGTCGTTTGAAGCCAGATTTAGCATTCATAACTGATGTAACACACGATACGCAATCGCCTATGTACAATAAAAAAACACAGGGCGATATGGCTTGTGGAAAAGGTCCCGTTATCTGTTATGGACCTGCGGTTCAGAATAATGTGCGCGATTTCATTATAGACGTTGCAGAAGAAAATAAGATTGATTTTCAAAGACAGGCCGTGTCACGCTCTACTGGAACCGATACTGATTCATTTGCGTATGCTACAGAAGGCGTCGCATCTTCCTTAATTAGTCTACCGTTAAAGTATATGCACACCACGGTAGAAACGATTGCAAAAGACGATATGAATGCAGTGATCGACCTTATTTACCAATGCTTGTTGAAGGTGAAGGGTGGAGAGGATTGGAGATATTTTAATTAA
- a CDS encoding S9 family peptidase yields MKHLLFVLLSFSLVAQNPKEKIHVTDLLKIKIAGKPLVSPKGNQFIYTVTSIVDDADKKNDFVYQTHLYLGNLQSGESRALTSGKNSISSPTWSPDGSKIAFTRDMGAKSQVYVLDLAGGEPQAITNLPFAVSNPVWSASGLEIYFQSSFTLKEFLVDSVYNKKGLLPSWTLEKPMLSGIAKKSKANPNGNLDEVRAYLFQNEVDKKAKVINRLNFQEESTTTSEISLPAYFKTSLTGKPVLLNNPFQRWSDVEFASNGIYAVVPADSLAHPDKVLDSYIGFGSKLIYQKAGYKMSNLTLSPAEKWLAFQEAKSTGVQNAVLQIISVANPSQITKVPIDRVITQVKWSSDETKLYFTAQNQGGAPLYVFDLSSKQVKQLTDNTTGILGFDVTNSGFVYAKTGIENPSEIYLQSAETEKTFTSINTGWLASKSIVRPDKHSFTNSKGQKVDYWVMKPTDFEAGKKYPVVLNIHGGPSAMWGTGEASMWHEFQYYAAKGMGVVYANPRGSGGYGSEFLAANVKDWGAGPTSDVLKALDLAIAEGWADTTQQAVTGGSYAGYLVSWIVGHTNRFKVACAQRGVYELSTFMGEGNAWRLVPNYFGGYPWEKATKTILERESPYSYVQNIKTPLLIFHGENDLRTGVIQSEMLYKSLKVLGRDVEYVRHPGGTHELTRSGNNRQRIDQMLRTYEFFARYLKIQ; encoded by the coding sequence ATGAAACACCTATTATTCGTACTACTTTCATTTTCTTTAGTAGCCCAAAACCCTAAGGAAAAAATCCATGTCACTGATTTGTTGAAAATTAAGATAGCTGGAAAACCCCTAGTTTCACCTAAAGGAAATCAATTTATCTACACCGTGACCTCGATTGTTGATGATGCGGATAAAAAGAATGATTTTGTCTACCAGACTCATTTGTATCTTGGTAATCTGCAATCGGGTGAATCACGCGCATTAACCTCCGGAAAGAATTCTATTTCTTCACCCACGTGGAGTCCAGATGGGAGCAAAATTGCTTTCACTCGCGATATGGGTGCTAAATCTCAAGTCTATGTGTTGGATTTAGCAGGAGGGGAACCACAAGCGATTACCAATTTACCTTTCGCCGTTTCCAATCCGGTTTGGTCTGCTTCGGGTCTGGAAATCTATTTCCAATCTTCATTTACCCTGAAGGAATTCCTGGTGGATTCGGTCTATAATAAGAAAGGATTGTTGCCCTCTTGGACTTTGGAAAAACCCATGCTTTCTGGTATAGCCAAGAAATCTAAGGCTAATCCAAACGGAAATTTAGACGAAGTAAGAGCTTATCTATTTCAGAATGAAGTAGATAAGAAGGCCAAAGTCATCAATCGCTTGAATTTCCAAGAAGAAAGTACAACCACTTCAGAAATCTCTTTACCAGCTTATTTTAAGACGAGTCTGACCGGAAAGCCTGTTTTATTGAACAACCCATTCCAGCGTTGGTCTGATGTCGAATTTGCCTCAAATGGTATCTACGCAGTAGTTCCGGCTGATTCATTGGCCCATCCTGATAAGGTGTTGGATTCGTATATTGGTTTTGGGTCAAAATTGATTTACCAAAAAGCGGGATATAAAATGTCCAATTTGACCTTATCACCTGCTGAAAAATGGTTAGCCTTCCAAGAAGCTAAATCAACTGGTGTACAAAATGCGGTGCTACAAATTATATCTGTGGCAAATCCTTCTCAAATCACGAAGGTACCCATCGATCGCGTGATTACACAGGTGAAATGGTCTTCTGATGAGACCAAGCTTTATTTTACTGCTCAAAATCAGGGTGGAGCGCCTCTTTATGTATTTGATCTTTCTAGTAAACAGGTAAAGCAATTAACGGATAACACTACAGGTATTTTGGGTTTCGATGTAACTAATTCAGGTTTTGTGTATGCCAAAACAGGAATCGAAAACCCATCTGAAATTTACCTACAATCCGCAGAAACAGAGAAAACCTTTACTTCTATAAATACTGGTTGGTTAGCTTCTAAAAGTATCGTTCGTCCTGATAAGCATTCCTTCACAAATAGCAAAGGTCAAAAAGTGGATTATTGGGTAATGAAACCTACAGATTTTGAAGCTGGGAAGAAATATCCAGTCGTATTAAATATTCACGGTGGACCTTCAGCGATGTGGGGAACAGGTGAAGCAAGTATGTGGCACGAATTTCAATATTATGCTGCCAAAGGAATGGGCGTAGTCTATGCAAATCCTCGCGGATCTGGTGGTTATGGCTCAGAATTTTTAGCGGCTAATGTGAAAGATTGGGGTGCAGGCCCCACGTCAGATGTTCTGAAGGCTTTGGATTTAGCGATTGCCGAAGGTTGGGCAGATACCACTCAGCAGGCAGTTACTGGTGGTTCATATGCGGGATACTTAGTTTCTTGGATTGTAGGCCATACAAATCGCTTTAAAGTAGCTTGTGCACAACGCGGAGTTTATGAACTTTCTACCTTTATGGGCGAAGGAAATGCTTGGCGTTTAGTGCCTAATTATTTTGGTGGTTATCCTTGGGAAAAAGCAACTAAGACTATCTTAGAACGCGAATCACCTTATTCGTATGTGCAAAACATTAAAACACCTTTATTGATATTTCACGGAGAGAATGATCTAAGAACAGGAGTGATTCAAAGTGAAATGTTATACAAAAGTCTAAAAGTATTAGGTCGTGACGTGGAATATGTTCGTCATCCTGGTGGAACTCACGAATTAACGCGTTCAGGTAATAACCGCCAACGTATTGATCAGATGTTGAGGACGTATGAGTTTTTTGCGAGGTATTTGAAAATACAGTAG
- the leuB gene encoding 3-isopropylmalate dehydrogenase, whose product MAKKHILIVPGDGIGQEVTEVGKKVLEKIAAKFGHDFTYDEALIGHVAIEATGDPLPAETLDKMKVSDAVLFGAVGHPKYDNDPSAKVRPEQGLLKMRKELGLYANLRPIKLFDELLSASSIKPEILKGADILFFRELTGDIYFGEKGRKNNGDTAYDVAEYSRYEVERIGRKAFEAARTRKKHLVSVDKANVLESSRLWREEIQKLALEYPDVTVEYQFVDATAMLLIKDPKRFDVVVTANLFGDILTDEASQIAGSMGMLASASIGDGTGVYEPIHGSAHDITGKGLANPMASVLSAALLLDISFGMKAESEVVINAVDQVLKKGFRTGDIADATTDKSMILGTEAIGEEILKLI is encoded by the coding sequence ATGGCGAAGAAGCATATTTTAATTGTTCCAGGTGATGGAATCGGTCAAGAAGTAACCGAAGTAGGAAAGAAAGTATTAGAGAAAATTGCGGCTAAGTTTGGTCACGATTTCACCTATGACGAAGCATTAATTGGTCACGTAGCGATTGAAGCGACAGGCGATCCGTTGCCAGCTGAAACGTTGGATAAGATGAAAGTGTCTGATGCAGTACTTTTTGGAGCGGTAGGTCACCCGAAATACGATAACGATCCATCTGCAAAAGTTCGTCCAGAGCAAGGATTGTTAAAAATGCGTAAGGAATTAGGTCTATACGCGAATCTTCGTCCGATCAAGTTATTTGATGAGTTATTAAGTGCGTCTAGCATTAAGCCTGAGATTTTAAAAGGAGCGGACATTTTGTTCTTCCGTGAATTAACTGGTGATATCTATTTTGGTGAAAAAGGTCGCAAAAACAATGGCGATACAGCCTATGACGTGGCAGAGTATAGTCGTTACGAAGTTGAACGCATTGGTCGCAAGGCATTTGAAGCAGCACGTACACGTAAGAAGCATTTAGTTTCTGTCGATAAGGCAAACGTGTTAGAGTCGTCACGTTTATGGCGTGAAGAGATCCAAAAATTAGCTTTGGAATATCCAGATGTGACGGTTGAATACCAATTCGTAGATGCGACAGCGATGTTGTTGATCAAAGATCCGAAGCGTTTTGACGTAGTGGTAACTGCAAACTTATTCGGTGATATTTTAACAGATGAAGCATCTCAAATCGCTGGTTCGATGGGTATGTTAGCTTCTGCATCTATTGGAGATGGAACAGGTGTTTACGAGCCAATTCACGGTTCTGCACACGATATCACGGGTAAAGGCTTAGCAAATCCAATGGCGTCCGTTTTATCTGCTGCTCTTTTATTAGACATTTCTTTCGGAATGAAAGCGGAGTCAGAAGTAGTTATCAACGCGGTAGACCAAGTATTAAAGAAAGGTTTCCGTACAGGCGATATCGCTGATGCGACGACAGATAAATCGATGATTTTAGGAACGGAAGCGATCGGAGAGGAAATCTTGAAATTGATTTAA
- a CDS encoding alpha-isopropylmalate synthase regulatory domain-containing protein: MDTTLRDGEQTSGVSFSASEKLTIAQLLLTELKVDRIEIASARVSEGEFQAVKKITSWAAANGFLDKVEVLTFVDGGTSVQWMLDAGAKVMNLLTKGSLNHLQHQLKKTPEQHFKEISETITLAKSNGLSVNVYLEDWSNGMRNSANYVFQYLDFLSTQPVDRVLLPDTLGILTPYEVSDFIKQLILKYPNTHFDFHAHNDYDLGTANALEAVRCGVHGLHLTVNGMGERAGNAPLASVIAVLNDYQTDVKTSVCEKSLYRVSKLVETFSGFRIPVNKPVVGENVFTQTAGIHADGDKKNNLYHNDLMPERFGRERKYALGKTSGKANIENNLAALGIQLSDQDLKIVTQRIIELGDRKEVVTQNDLPYIISDVLDSNTIEERVQVLNYVLTHSKDLRPSVTLKISIDGDVFEEHAQGDGQYDAFMKALGIIFEKHGKILPVLKDYAVRIPPGGDSDALCETIITWSDGGKELITRGLDSDQTVSAIKATQKMLNLI, translated from the coding sequence ATGGATACGACCCTTCGCGATGGGGAACAAACCAGCGGAGTATCGTTTTCAGCCTCAGAGAAGTTAACCATAGCTCAATTACTTTTGACCGAATTAAAGGTCGATCGTATTGAGATTGCGTCAGCGCGTGTTTCTGAGGGTGAATTTCAAGCGGTGAAGAAGATTACCTCTTGGGCTGCTGCGAATGGATTTCTTGATAAAGTGGAGGTATTAACCTTTGTCGATGGCGGAACCTCTGTTCAATGGATGCTAGATGCAGGTGCTAAAGTGATGAATTTATTGACCAAAGGATCTTTAAATCATTTGCAACATCAGCTTAAGAAGACGCCAGAACAACATTTCAAGGAAATTTCAGAGACCATCACCTTAGCTAAGTCGAACGGCTTATCGGTGAACGTATATTTAGAAGATTGGAGCAATGGGATGCGTAATAGCGCAAACTATGTGTTTCAATACTTAGATTTTCTGTCTACACAACCCGTGGATCGTGTTTTATTACCAGATACCTTAGGGATTTTAACTCCTTACGAAGTATCGGATTTCATTAAACAGTTAATCTTAAAGTATCCGAACACGCATTTTGATTTTCACGCCCACAATGATTATGACTTAGGAACTGCGAATGCCTTGGAAGCAGTTCGTTGTGGCGTTCATGGTTTACACTTAACCGTTAATGGTATGGGTGAACGGGCCGGAAATGCTCCTTTAGCTAGTGTTATTGCGGTGTTGAATGATTACCAAACCGATGTTAAAACGTCTGTGTGTGAAAAGTCTTTATACCGTGTTAGTAAACTAGTTGAAACTTTTTCTGGTTTTCGTATTCCAGTTAATAAGCCAGTGGTAGGAGAGAATGTCTTTACACAAACGGCAGGTATCCACGCGGATGGAGACAAAAAGAATAATCTTTATCATAATGATTTGATGCCAGAGCGTTTTGGCCGTGAGCGTAAATACGCTCTGGGAAAGACATCAGGTAAAGCTAATATCGAGAATAATTTAGCTGCTTTAGGCATTCAATTGTCTGATCAAGATCTAAAGATTGTTACGCAGCGAATTATTGAATTAGGCGATCGCAAAGAGGTTGTCACTCAAAATGATCTTCCTTACATCATTTCCGATGTATTAGATAGTAATACGATTGAAGAGCGAGTTCAAGTTTTGAACTATGTCTTGACTCATTCTAAGGATTTACGCCCTTCTGTTACCTTAAAGATTTCGATCGATGGTGACGTATTTGAAGAACACGCACAAGGGGATGGTCAATATGATGCCTTTATGAAAGCGCTAGGAATCATCTTTGAAAAGCACGGCAAGATTCTTCCGGTATTGAAGGATTATGCGGTACGCATTCCACCTGGAGGTGATTCTGATGCGCTTTGTGAGACGATTATTACGTGGTCTGATGGAGGTAAGGAGTTAATTACGAGAGGTTTGGATTCTGACCAAACGGTTTCAGCGATCAAGGCCACTCAGAAAATGTTGAATTTGATATAA
- the leuD gene encoding 3-isopropylmalate dehydratase small subunit has protein sequence MAYDSFNILKSSAVPLPIENVDTDQIIPARFLKATERTGFGDNLFRDWRYDKNDAPKADFVLNNPTYSGKILVGGKNFGSGSSREHAAWAIYDYGFRCVVSSFFADIFRGNAINVGVLPVQVSPEFLHQIFTAIEADPKAELEVSLPEQTITIVATGASEKFAINGYKKNNLLNGFDDIDYLQAMKSEISTFAENR, from the coding sequence ATGGCTTACGATAGTTTTAACATATTAAAAAGTTCTGCAGTACCTCTTCCGATTGAGAATGTGGATACAGACCAAATCATCCCAGCTCGTTTCTTGAAAGCGACGGAACGTACGGGTTTTGGTGATAATTTATTTAGAGATTGGCGTTATGATAAAAACGATGCTCCTAAGGCAGATTTCGTTTTAAATAACCCGACTTATTCTGGTAAGATTTTAGTAGGAGGAAAGAACTTTGGTTCTGGTTCTTCACGTGAGCACGCTGCTTGGGCGATTTACGATTATGGCTTCCGTTGTGTGGTTTCTTCTTTCTTTGCGGATATCTTCCGTGGAAATGCAATTAACGTAGGGGTGTTACCGGTTCAAGTTAGCCCGGAATTTTTACATCAAATATTCACCGCAATAGAGGCTGATCCGAAAGCGGAATTAGAGGTTAGTTTACCTGAGCAAACGATTACGATTGTAGCGACTGGCGCGTCTGAAAAGTTCGCCATTAACGGATACAAGAAAAATAATTTATTGAATGGATTCGATGACATCGATTATTTACAAGCGATGAAGTCGGAGATCAGTACGTTTGCAGAAAACCGCTAG
- the leuC gene encoding 3-isopropylmalate dehydratase large subunit, with amino-acid sequence MSNSPTTLFDKVWDSHVVRKIADGPDVFFIDRHFIHEVTSPVAFLGLETRGIGVLFPERTFATADHNTPTINQHLPVEDPLSANQLLQLEKNTAKYGISHWGLGNPKNGIVHVVGPENGITLPGMTIVCGDSHTSTHGAFGAIAFGIGTSEVEMVLSSQCIMQPKPKKMRINVNGALGKGVTPKDVALYIISKLTTSGATGYFVEYAGDVFEKMSMEGRMTVCNLSIEMGARGGMIAPDQTTFDYIEGRELAPKGADWDKQLAYWKTLKTDSGATFDEEITFLASDIEPMITYGTNPGMGMGISKQIPNADDVEGGVATYEKSLEYMGFAQNDSMIGKKVDYVFIGSCTNGRIEDFRAFASIVKGRKKADHVTAWVVPGSHIVEAQIREEGIYDILTEAGFALRQPGCSACLAMNDDKIPAGKYAVSTSNRNFEGRQGPGSRTLLASPLVAAAAAITGVVTDPREFL; translated from the coding sequence ATGAGCAATTCCCCAACAACCTTATTTGATAAAGTATGGGACTCACATGTCGTTCGTAAAATTGCTGATGGTCCAGATGTATTTTTCATTGACCGTCACTTTATTCACGAAGTGACGTCTCCTGTAGCCTTCTTAGGTCTTGAAACACGTGGTATTGGTGTATTATTCCCAGAGCGTACGTTTGCTACTGCGGATCATAACACGCCTACGATTAACCAACACCTACCTGTTGAAGACCCTCTTTCTGCGAATCAATTATTACAATTAGAGAAGAATACAGCAAAATATGGTATTTCTCACTGGGGTTTAGGTAATCCTAAGAATGGTATTGTTCACGTGGTTGGACCAGAAAATGGGATTACATTGCCAGGAATGACAATTGTATGTGGAGATTCTCATACGTCTACTCACGGCGCTTTTGGAGCGATTGCTTTTGGTATCGGTACTTCTGAAGTAGAGATGGTGCTTTCATCTCAGTGCATTATGCAGCCTAAGCCTAAGAAAATGCGTATTAACGTAAATGGAGCTTTAGGAAAAGGAGTGACGCCTAAGGATGTTGCTTTATACATTATTTCTAAATTAACAACCTCTGGTGCTACGGGTTATTTCGTAGAGTATGCAGGAGATGTGTTCGAAAAAATGTCAATGGAGGGCCGCATGACAGTTTGTAATTTATCTATTGAGATGGGTGCGCGTGGAGGAATGATTGCTCCAGATCAAACAACATTTGACTATATCGAAGGTCGTGAATTAGCACCTAAAGGCGCAGATTGGGATAAACAATTAGCTTATTGGAAAACGTTGAAGACAGATTCGGGCGCTACGTTTGATGAAGAAATCACTTTCTTAGCTTCAGATATTGAACCGATGATCACTTACGGCACAAACCCTGGAATGGGAATGGGTATCTCTAAGCAAATTCCGAATGCGGATGACGTAGAGGGAGGAGTAGCGACGTATGAGAAGTCTTTGGAATATATGGGCTTTGCTCAAAACGATTCGATGATTGGAAAGAAAGTGGATTACGTATTCATTGGTTCTTGTACGAATGGTCGTATTGAAGATTTCCGTGCTTTTGCATCTATTGTCAAAGGACGGAAGAAGGCGGATCACGTGACGGCTTGGGTAGTACCAGGTTCTCACATAGTGGAAGCGCAAATTAGAGAAGAAGGTATTTATGATATTTTGACAGAAGCAGGTTTTGCCCTTCGTCAACCAGGATGTTCTGCTTGTTTAGCGATGAATGACGACAAGATTCCAGCTGGTAAATATGCTGTGAGTACGTCTAATCGTAACTTCGAAGGTCGTCAAGGACCGGGTTCTCGTACCTTATTAGCGAGTCCTTTAGTCGCTGCGGCGGCTGCAATCACGGGTGTGGTAACAGACCCTAGAGAATTTTTATAA
- a CDS encoding GntR family transcriptional regulator has translation MFCLIQIDEFSSTPKYRQLANAIIEGIQQGKIKKGELLPSINEVSFEHYMARITVEKGYNYLKQQGIIDSVRGKGFYIKVEEVPRNLRIFLLFNKLSVHKKIIYDAFVKAIGDQGAIDFYIYNNDFNLFKKIVDSRDRDYTHMVLIPHFMEGEEMAVDLINSLPKEKLILLDKLLPGIQGKFGAVYEDFEHDIYQSLQQAKESLTAYQQIRLVFPAQSYYPKEIVQGFINFCRDYAFEYEVVESVGDVTLSIGQVYITVMEDDLLILLERIRNESLQLGKEIGIISYNETPIKRLLFDGISTISTDFETLGRKAAELVLSNERAKWQNPFVFISRASL, from the coding sequence ATGTTCTGTCTGATTCAAATAGATGAATTTTCTTCCACGCCCAAATACCGACAATTAGCGAATGCGATTATTGAAGGAATTCAGCAAGGGAAAATAAAAAAGGGAGAATTATTGCCCTCAATTAACGAAGTGAGTTTTGAGCATTATATGGCTCGAATAACCGTTGAAAAGGGGTATAATTACCTCAAGCAACAGGGTATCATAGATTCCGTTCGCGGAAAGGGATTCTACATTAAAGTAGAGGAAGTCCCTCGAAACCTTCGCATATTTCTTCTTTTCAATAAATTAAGTGTTCACAAGAAGATCATTTACGATGCCTTTGTTAAAGCGATAGGCGACCAAGGTGCTATCGATTTTTACATTTATAACAATGATTTTAATCTCTTCAAGAAAATCGTAGATAGTCGTGATCGGGATTATACGCACATGGTCTTGATTCCTCATTTTATGGAAGGAGAGGAGATGGCGGTGGATTTGATTAATTCATTGCCTAAAGAGAAGTTGATATTATTGGATAAGTTGTTGCCCGGGATTCAAGGGAAGTTTGGGGCGGTGTATGAAGATTTTGAACATGATATTTACCAAAGTCTACAACAGGCTAAGGAATCCTTAACAGCCTACCAGCAAATTCGACTTGTTTTTCCTGCGCAGAGTTATTATCCTAAAGAAATCGTTCAAGGATTTATTAATTTTTGCCGGGATTATGCTTTTGAATATGAGGTGGTAGAATCGGTAGGTGATGTGACATTAAGTATAGGACAAGTTTATATTACCGTAATGGAAGACGATTTGCTGATTTTGCTAGAGCGGATTCGCAACGAATCGTTACAATTAGGGAAAGAAATAGGAATTATCTCGTACAATGAAACTCCCATCAAGCGTTTGTTATTTGACGGTATTTCTACGATTTCCACGGATTTTGAAACATTAGGTCGAAAAGCAGCCGAATTGGTGCTTTCTAATGAGCGGGCTAAATGGCAAAACCCCTTCGTTTTTATTTCCCGCGCATCCCTTTGA